The proteins below come from a single Lonchura striata isolate bLonStr1 chromosome 10, bLonStr1.mat, whole genome shotgun sequence genomic window:
- the FAM124B gene encoding protein FAM124B, whose product MDDGAESLMTVHLLTHLGQSFPLQQTLDRLLDWLCLDIRLFLVSERIPPLKYYERYRKRSCSFPGISVLLFLHEDLGEERIFQVHEQFQRPPWRYQRAQFANGQSSPYAPSHQDFYGLDEQLPVWGIRRVRCGPEILRVTLYCSFENYEDAVRLYEMILQKEATLQKSTLCVFVLHATPHVAVQLCLKQLPMGVTAEPPDSSALQFKVQEIGQLVPLLPNPCVPISSTRWQTQDYEGNTILLKVQSSSRTLETNIGLCQQRNKAGSGRIPQDCMPAPRPVKHGNPGRGSQAVGAPKGKPQRDPGEAPVSEQGSSDLQRLLRAPPGAAAARPCWEAPSLRRRAGGGLRAPLPESRGPRAADTDVDTGLAVGSAGSGRCPPGRFPGAPRSRLLPRAAPGLRAGSGGAAHGAPGSAPPAPPGTAGHEQREFFI is encoded by the exons ATGGATGATGGAGCAGAGTCTCTGATGACTGTGCATCTGCTCACCCATTTGGGACAGTCATTTCCTCTGCAGCAGACTCTGGACCGGCTTTTGGACTGGCTGTGCCTGGACATTCGCCTTTTCTTGGTGTCTGAGCGAATTCCTCCCCTGAAGTACTACGAGAGATACCGCaagaggagctgcagctttccCGGAATATCCGTCCTGCTTTTTCTGCACGAGGACTTGGGAGAAGAACGGATTTTCCAGGTCCACGAGCAATTCCAGCGCCCTCCCTGGCGGTACCAGCGTGCCCAGTTTGCTAACGGGCAAAGCTCCCCCTATGCCCCATCCCACCAGGACTTCTACGGCCTGGATGAGCAGCTGCCCGTGTGGGGCATCCGCCGGGTGCGCTGCGGCCCCGAAATCCTGCGGGTCACCCTCTACTGCAGCTTTGAGAACTACGAGGATGCGGTGAGGCTCTACGAGATGATCCTCCAGAAGGAAGCCACCCTGCAGAAAAGCACTCTGTGTGTCTTCGTGCTGCACGCCACCCCACACGTGGCCGTGCAGCTGTGCCTGAAGCAGCTGCCCATGGGGGTGACGGCCGAGCCCCCCGACTCGTCAGCCCTGCAGTTCAAGGTGCAGGAAATCGGGCAGCTGGTGCCCCTCCTGCCCAACCCCTGCGTTCCCATCAGTAGCACCAGGTGGCAAACTCAGGACTATGAAGGGAATACAATTCTGCTCAAG GTTCAAAGCAGCTCCAGGACCCTTGAAACAAACATCGGGCTTTGCCAGCAGCGTAACAAGGCAGGCAGTGGAAGAATCCCGCAGGACTGTATGCCAGCCCCCCGCCCTGTAAAACACGGCAATCCTGGGCGGGGAAGCCAGGCTGTCGGAGCTCCGAAGGGTAAACCGCAGCGTGACCCAGGTGAAGCGCCTGTctctgagcagggcagcagtgacCTCCAGAGGCTCCTGCGCGCCCCGCCCGGTGCCGCGGCAGCCCGGCCGTGCTGGGAGGCGCCGTCGCTCCGcaggcgggcgggcggggggctgCGGGCTCCTCTGCCGGAGAGCCGCGGGCCCCGGGCCGCCGACACCGACGTGGACACCGGGCTCGCCGTGgggagcgccgggagcggccgctgcccgccgggcCGGTTCCCCGGggccccgcggagccgcctcctgCCGCGGGCCGCCCCGGGGCTGCGAGCCGGCAGCGGCGGAGCGGCGCACGGGGCTCCGGGCAGCGCCCCGCCAGCAccgccggggacagcggggcacGAGCAGCGCGAGTTCTTCATATGA